The genomic DNA GCCTTTTTTTCTTCCGAAAAATCCGCCTCCACGATTTTCTCGTTGAACTGGCGGAAGATTTCATTTTCCAGCACGGGGCGGATGTCCTCGAATTCATGATTTATTTCACCGTTGCAGCGTGGGGCAGCGACACGGTCAATTTCTTTTACAAGTTCCCTCCTGTCCATGCCCAACCTCCCCCCGTCAACAAATCCCTTCACAGACAGGATCACTTCTGCCGTGACGGGGAGTTTTTCCAGACACTCGCCAACAATCTCGACGGGGTTACGATCGTCACCCCAGGGGTCAAGATGGATTTTCACCTCTTCGTAGTGCAAGGTTGCAAGTTCCCTGGCGCAGGGCCGGTCTCCGACGGTAAAAATATTCACCTTCCGCAAACCTGTCTCGTGACGGGTAATCGAAACAGGTGACCCGGGATAAACAAAATAACCTCCGCACTCCAGATTCCATACCGCAAAACGGGAATGAAGATGCCCGGCCAGAATATAATCAAAGGGCAGGCCTTTCAAATAGGCCAATTTCAGGGGCATGTAATGTTCATATCCCTCATCCCCAAAATCCTGCCTGCTGAAACAAGAGTCCAGAAGCTCTCCATGATAAAGGAGTATCTCCGTATCCCCCCCGCCCGGTTCCTCCTTCCGGGAATAGAGGGCGGCGGCAATCCGTGCACTTCCAAAAACACTGCCGGACATTCCCCAGAACCTGACGCCCCCTATCTTGACCGGCTCATCAAAGTTGCGGATAACCTCTACCCGTTCTCCCGGAAAGAGGCCCTCCGGGTAACTGTCAGCATCGCAGTTGCCGGGCAGGATCAGAACCCGAAAGTCAGCGCCTGCCCATACCCTTTTCCAGAGCGGGTACAAACCTTCCACATCGGCATGCCTGTCAAAAAGATCGCCGCAGATGACCATAACATCGATCCGCTCCTCCCTGCCCAGCTTGACAATCTCTGCAAGTGCAGCCCACCTCTCCTCCCTTCCTCCATCAAGATGCAGATCCGAGGTATGCAATATCTTGATCACCCGAAAATCCCCCCTCTCCAATGAAGATGTGAAAACCGGCCGCCATCAGGTAAATTTGAAGCTGATACGGCCACCTTCTTCCAGAACCAGGCGCGCCCTGAATTTCTTTCCTTTTTTCGAGGTGAATCCCTCGATCAGGCCTGTTTCTCCTTCAAGAATCAGCCGTTTCACGTCTTCTATCCCTATCCGCCGCCCGAGTATCTGCCGCCCGATAAAAAAAGTGCACCCTCCCCGCCATCTGTTGCAGCCGTATCCCTTCGAGTTGGCGACTACCTCGCCTTTCTTGCAGGAAGGGCAACTACCCAACGATCGGCCCGTTGAAGCCCGGTGCCCGGTATTGTTTTCCCCTTCATCTTTTTCCCACGCCCCGATTTTCCCTGCATCCACCCGCCCGGCTTCCCCCACCACGTGTGCAGTATAATCCTTTATATCAACCATGAATTCCGTCGGCTTCAGAAGTCCCTTCTTGATGTCATTCAGTTTCTGCTCCCATGCGCCGGTCATCTCCGGAGATTTCAGCTCTGATGGAACCACACCGATCAGGCCAATCCCCTTTCGGGTAGGAACAAGTTTCTTCCCCTCCCTCGTCAGGTAGCCCACGGCAATCAAGCGTTCGATAATGCCCGCACGGGTGGCCGGGGTACCCAATCCCCTCTCTTTCAGGTGTTCCTTCAGTTCATCATCATCGACAAACCGCCCCGCGTTCTCCATGGCTGAAAGCAGGGTTGCCTCGGTGTAGTGAGCCGGAGGCCTGGTTTTTTTCTGGAGTATTTCCGTACTGCAAACCCTGACAGGGTCTCCCTCGTGCAGCGCCGGCAGTATCTGTTCCCGGTCAGTATCTTTCACGGAACGGGAATCGGTGCGGCTTTCATTTTCATTTCCGGTTTCCTCGGAAATATTTCCATGGAGACCCTTCCACCCCTCCTGTTCCACCACCTTGCCCCGTGAAACAAAATGTTCCCCCTCTATCTCTGCCGTGATCGACGTGATTTTATAGATATGCGGCGGGTAGAAAGCAGCCAGCAAGCGAAGGGCAACAAGGTCATAAATTTTACGGTCGGGCAATGGAAGATTGGCTGTCTTTCCCGTGGGGATGATGGCATGATGATCAGTCACCTTGCGGTTGTCCACGATCCGCCCGGTGATCGGCAGCTCGGGCAGGCCGAGCAGATAATCGGCATACTGACGGTAGGAAGGGTTGCCGGCCCCCATATTTTCAATCAACGCCTTCAGGCCGGGGACCATCTCTTCCTGTAGATAACGGCTATCGGTACGGGGGTAGGTGATCACCTTGTATTTTTCATACAATTTCTGGGCTATATCGAGAGTCTTCTGGGCCGGATAACCGAAGCTTTTGTTGGCGTCACGCTGAAGTTCATTCAGGTCGTAGAGTTGCGGAGGAAGTTCCCTTTTTGTTTCCTCCCGGACATTGCTGATAATGCCATTCTTGCCCTCTACCTTCGTTGCTATCTCCCGGGCTCTGTTCTGGTCGTAGGTACGGCTCACTTTCTTGCGGTAATCGTACCAGAGGCCGCTGAAACCGGGGTAATGAGCACGGATTTCCCAGTAATCCTGTGCCACGAAGTTGTCGATCTCTTCCTGTCGCTGGACCAGTAAGGCCAGTGTGGGTGTCTGCACACGGCCGACCGAGAACAGATGGCCCAGACGCACCGTGAAAGCACGGGTAGCATTGATACCGACAAGCCAGTCGGCTTCGGAACGGCAACGTGCGGAATAAAAAAGATTATCGAATTCATTCCCGGGCCTGAGGGACTGGAACCCCTTCTTGATGGCCTCGTCCACCATGCTGGAAATCCACAGCCGTTCAACCGGCTTCTTGCACCCGGCCAGTTCATAAATATAGCGAAAGATCAGTTCCCCCTCGCGTCCGGCATCGGTAGCGCAGATGATGGATGCAACCTGGGTACTGTTCATCAGCATCTTGACCGTATCAAACTGTTTCTTGTGCTTGGGGTCCACCTTGATCTTCATCCGGGGAGGGATCAATGGCAAATTGCCCATGCTCCACCTTTTGAATTTCTGGTCGTAATCACCTGGATCGTAAAGCTTGGCCAGATGGCCAATAGCCCAGGTAACCACATAATCGGAACCATCCATATACCCGTCTTCTTTCTTGCGGGATTTCAAGATCCGGGCCAGATCACGCCCCACCGAGGGTTTCTCCGCCACGACCAAAATCTTCCCCACGCTTTTCTACCCCTTCCCGGAAACCTACAGGCATATTTCGTTAAAAGAGCATTTATTTCCTTCTTTGGAAAACCGGGGACTTGCTCCCAAAACTGGTTGTACGAACAAATATTTGTCAAGGAGAAAATGCAGCCAGGTTGTATGCTAACCATGGTACGTGTGCACTCTGGATAAAGATGAAGGAGAAAAAAATGATACAGGTTGTTGGTATTGAAAATCGGTGAATGGTTTAACATTTTTTCCATAAATTTATTTGAGGTCAAGGCATTACCCGATAATATTTGACTCACTCCGCCGTTACGGCAAATTTGCAAAAGATGTACTCTTATGTTATATTGCTAAACGTATTGGTTGGGAAAACTAAATACAAATAGCATCGCCTAATTCTTGTTACAAGAAACGGGGGAACCATTTTTTTGGGGTGAATCAATCTGAAGAGCCGCCCTTTGCTCTAACCCGCCAGCTAACCTCGTAGGCGTGAAGGGAGTTCTGTTATGCTAACCTGCTAACTATGGGATTCCATAGTTTTTTTGTAATCTTTTTTGTATTTCATTGATTCCGGCGTGCCCAAAAAACGTGATTGACAAACATTTGAAGGACGGTGCTTTTGAATGAAAAAGATAATAAGTATAGTTTTGCTTTTTGCTCTTGCTTTGACAGGTATCGGTTGCTCCGAGGGAACGGAAACCGGGGACAAGGAAATTGTCTTCGCCAATGCCGGTTGGGAGAGTATAATGTTTCACAATGCTGTAGCCGGGGTAATAGCGGAAGAAGTATTTGGATACACCTGGACCGAGGTTCCCGGTACCACCGCAGTAATGCACGAAGGCATATTGAAAGGCGAAATAGACGTGAACATGGAAAATTGGACTGACAATATTGCTCCATATGAAGGAGACCTGGCGGCAGGCAAGTTTGAAGAATTGGGTATAAACTTTGATGACAATTACCAGGGTATATATGTTCCCAGATATGTGATTGAAGGTGATCCGGAAAGGGGCATCGAGGCTTCTGCTCCGGATTTGAAATATGTATGGGATTTGAAAGATCATGCCGAATTGTTCCCGGATGATGAAAAACCGGGTATGGGAAGGATATATGGCGCCATCCCCGGCTGGGAAATAGATGAAATCATGCATAAAAAATATTTACACTACAACCTCGATGACAATTTCGAGTATTTCAGGCCAGGTTCCGATCCCGCCCTGCAAGCAGCCATAACATCCGCATATGAGAGGGGAGAACCTGTCGCTGCATACTACTGGGAACCAACCTGGTTGATGGGCAAGTATGACATGGTGCTGTTGGACGATGAGCCTTACGACAAGGATACGTTCCTTGACGGCAAGTGTATGCCCCCGGCAGTAAAAGTAACCATAACTGCAAGCAACAAATTTGCAGACGATGAAACCAACAGGGGCTTCATGGAATTTCTAGGCCGTTACAGAACATCGAGCCAGTTGACATCGGAGGCCCTGGCCTACATGCAGGAAACCGGTACCGAAGACTATGTTGAAGTTGCCAGATGGTTCCTCGGGGAACATGAAGAGTTGGTGGATGCATGGCTGGATCCTGCAGACGCTCAAACCTTGAAAAATATTCTGGGAAAGTAGGCAACATTCAATATGAGCATGCTGTATGGTTTTCCCTTCATACTGCCCATAAACCTGGAAGCCATTGACGACGCCGTGAGAGCTTTCAGTATAAAATACGATGTGTTTTTTGATGGCATCAGGAACGTGTTGACTGTTTTTGTCAATTTCATTTACAACACTTTGAATTTCATTCCCTGGTACGTTGTAATTCTGCTGGTTTTTGTCCTCGGATGGAGGTTATCAAAAAAAATCAAGAATGGCGTGTTATATTGCAGCCTGTTGTTGTTCATAGGGGCTACAGGATTGTGGGGGATGATGAATGAAACCCTGTCCATAATCATAGCGTCTGTCATTATCTCGCTGATATTGGGATTCCCCCTGGGAATCCTGATATCAGCCAACGACAGGGCCGACGGAATGATCCGGCCCCTGCTCGACACCATGCAGACCATGCCTGTATTCGTATACCTTATACCGGCCCTGTTGTTTTTTGGTTTGGGTAAACCACCGGCAGTTATTGCCACCACCATCTATGCCATAGTGCCCATTATACGGCTTACGAATCACGGAATAAGACAAATCGACAAAGAAGTTCTGGAAGCTTCACTGGCTTTCGGATCAACAAATCTTCAATCCCTGATAAAAGTCAAAATACCGCAGGCCCTGCCTACAATCATGGCCGGGGTAAATCAAACGCTCATGTTGGCCATATCGATGGTTGTAACCACATCCATGATCGGTGCCACGGGTCTGGGGATGGAGGTACTGATAGGGGTACAGCGTATACAGATGGGCAGGGGGTTGTTGTCCGGCACTGCCATAGTGATCATAGCAGTTGTAATGGATAGATTAACCCAGGGGCTGGTGAAAAACAATGAAATGGCCAATGAATAATATTTTGTTAAATACAAGAAACGTGACCAAGCTTTATGGAACAGAAAAATCCAGGGCTATCAAGCTCAAAAAAGCTGGAGCGGACAAGGATACCATTTATAAAAAAACAGGGGTGACAATAGCACTTTGGGATGTATCCCTGGATATAAAGGAAGGAGAAATACTCGTTATAATCGGATTGTCCGGTTCCGGCAAATCCACACTGGTAAGATGTTTCAACATGCTCAACAAACCCACATCGGGGAGGATATTCTACAGGGGGAAAAATATAGGCAAATTCAATAGAAAGGAATTGAACAACTATCGTAGAAACCAGGTTTCCATGATTTTTCAACATTTCGGTCTGATGTCCCATCGAAATGTGCTGGGAAATGTGGAATACGGCCTTGAAGTAAAAGGAGTCCCCAGGGAAGAACGCCACACCAAAGCCAAAGAGATGCTATCCATGGTGGGCCTGGAAGGCTACGATACCGAGCCAATTTCCAGCCTTTCCGGTGGCATGAAACAGAGAGTCGGCCTTGCCAGGGCCCTGGCCAACGACCCGGAAATCCTGCTGATGGACGAGCCTTTCTCGGCCCTGGACCCGTTGGTCAGAAAAGATATGCAGTTCGAGCTCCTGACCATCCAGAGGAAATTGGATAAAACTATAGTTTTCATCACCCACGACATTAACGAGGCATTCAAGATAGGCGACCGGGTGGCCATAATGAAGGACGGGGAAATAATTCAGGTAGCAACCCCGGAAAAAATGAGTGAACACCCAGCCGACGGCTATGTCAAAGAATTTATAGACAATGCGGATAAAACCCAGGTGATCACTGTCAGCAGCGTGATGATTACCCCCAACAGTGTCGTTAGATTGAGGGACAGTCTTGGCCACGCCATAAACACGATGAAAAGCAATGGGGTCTCCAGCGCCTACGTGGTAGGAGAGAAGATGAGGTTGCAGGGAGTGATCACCATTGATGATACCATTCAAGCCAACAAGAACAACCTGAAGATCACGGATATACTGATACGTGATGTGAATACGACCAGGCCGGACACGGTCCTGACCGACATCATGAGCATGGCAGCAAAAACGCCTTTCCCCATTGCCGTGGTTGATGGCAACGGTAGCCTGAAAGGTATAGTGTCCAAGGTGCATGTATTGTCGTCCATGCTGTAGACAGCCGGAAACCTGGGCAGCCTATGATTTCCGGCTGTTACCTCCGGGGGTTTCTACCGAAATTGACGGCCTCGCCATTTCTCCGCGACATGCAGATAATATCCCTGTACATCCCGGCCCCCCGTTTCAAACAGGCAACGTGAATATACGGGGAGGATCACACAAGCGGCGACCGCTCCCCGATCTGCAATGCACATATCGGAAACAATCATTTCCGGAGGGCAGACTCCCTTGTTGCAGAAAGGCAATTCTTTTCCGATGCCGATGATCTATCAACTTCTATTTCCGTTGCCATGTTCAGTCCTTGCCGGCAAAAAAAAGCCCCTGGCAATACGGATATTCCCAAAGGCTTTTTGATTCGATTGCACGCTGCCAGTTGTTGTTATCTACCGTTCCCCCTCGCCATCCCGATCATCGTCTGTATCCCCGGAAATAGCATCATCATTGTTCTCTGCATCCCCGTGTTCGTGATCATCCATATCCCCCCTGGGACCTTCAGGTGGGCTGCGATCTTCATCCCAATCACTGTTGTCCCGGCCATCATCGATATACCATTTCCCGTCCCTCTTGATCACATCAACCTCGGTAACTGATTTGTTCTCATTGCCCCTGTACGCTGTCGTAACCTCCACACTTACCAGTGCCTGAGTCTTGTTCAGTTTTTCAACTTTCTCCACTTTGTAGCTTTTGATTTCAAAATCCTTCAGAAGCTCTTCCATATTCGCCAGGTATTCATCGTTCATCTCGTCATTCAGGGTATAGCCGATGGCCGTTTTCATATCTTTCTGTTGAAAGGCATCAAAATAGGCTTCGACCACCTTCGCCGGTGAACTTTGAACACCGCCACAGCCCCCAAGAATCATGCAGGCGACCAATGAAACCGCCAACAACAACAGTAAATTTCCCCTGACCTTCATCTCGATTTTCACCTCTTTCTTTTGATTGTTGACTGCAACAACCGATAACCGGTCAAATGCAAAACCATCCTGCAAATTTCAGATCATTTTCCTGCTGCCATTTCATTTTACTATAACGGTGACAGGCCTTCAAATACAAATACAAACAGCAAATTGAATAATGCACCAAACAGGATACAGTTAATGTATATCCGCATCTCCTTTATTTATTCCCGCCATTTGCCCCGGCCTTTTCGATACAACTTCCTGGCCGTGGGCCGCCCCGGTTCCTGACGGGGCAGGGAAGGCGGCAATTCTTTTTTCCCTCTATCCCGCTCCGGCGGCAGTGTCTTCCCGGGTTCCGGTTTGACTACCACATAGTACATATCTTCTTGCAGGCAAGCCCGGTAATCGGTCCCGTTGACACATAAAACGGTCTCCCTGGAGGGTACACCGAAAAACACCCTTGTTTCCGCCGCTGCCTCCCTGTCCATATCGAGAGTAACGCCATCCTTTTCTATCTTCACTTCTTCGATCTGTGCACCGGGGTAAATATGACCGGAAGCGCCCAGAAGGAAAGGTTCGCCATCAATCGGCACCACCTTTCGCAGGCAGAGGGATTCGTATGGCGACAACTGCACCTCGTCGTTCCCGTGAATGATGAATCGGCCCGGATTAAAATAAGTTCCCTGGCCCATCTTTACACGGCATGCTTTGCCTCCCAGGTTGATCAGGGCGAGGTATTCATCCCCGTTGACCCTGAAACGGATGCGATAGAGGTCACCTTGCGGGATCATATCGATGATTTCCCTCTTTTTTGCCGGATAAGCCTGCCGCAGAAGATTCATCTGTTCAACACTGTATTCCCCTATGTTGTCGGAAAGAAAAACGAGGCCCCCCAGCAGATGATTGACGAAAAAGAGGGTAAAGCGCTGTTGCCTGTTCAGTTTGTTGCGGTTGACTCCGGCCTTTCCATCGCGCAAGATGAATACATCGGGGTCGTTGCGAAAAGCATAACCGTCAAGCCTTGCCCTGCCAATGGTGTTGCGCAACGAGTTGATGGTGGATATTCTTTCGCGAACATTGATCAATTTGAGCAAGCGGTATTCCCAGAAAGGGGACACATCACTGCCGATGCGGCAATAATCAACTTTCCCCATTGCGGGTCCGAGCGGGACACCACACCCCAGCAGGCGGCAACGGCCGGCATTTTCATGGATAAAATCCATCGCCTCGCTCATGATCTGCCCGCGGCTGCGCCCACGGTGGGGCAGAATGGCAACTCCGTAAAGAAAATCAAGTTTGAGCAGCTCGAAACCCCATTCCTCGCCAACAGTCCGCAGAACCTCCAGCAGATAATCTTTGAATCCATCGGCATAGAAATCCAGTGCGTAAAAGAAACCACTCCACATGGGATTCCATCCGGCCCTGACGGGCTTGCCGCGGTCATCCCTCAGTAACCATTCGGGCTTCTCCCTGAACAGACGGGAATTTCGTTCACAGATGAACGGCGCCAGCCACAGCCCCGGCTTCAAACCCTGCCGGCGGATGCTCACAGCTACCGCTTTCATCCCCTGCGGGAACTTCTCGTTGGCCTCCAGCCAATCCCCCACGGCCCGTTGATATCCGTCGTCGATCTGAAAAACGTCAATGGGGATCTTCTCCTTGCGGATGGCTTCAAGATTCTCTTCGATTATATCCGCCGTGACATTGGTATAATAGTTGTACCAGCTGGTCCAGCCGGTACATCGGGGTGCCCCTTTCCGGGGTAGTGACCACCGGGAAAAATAATCTGCAAAAAGTTCTTTCTCATCGCCTTCACCAAGATATAGATTCAACAGGGTGTAGCTCTCCCCCTCACGAAGAAAAACACCCCGACAATCGCGGCTGATGACAAGCGTGCCGATGTCAAAATCATAATCAAAGAGGGTATAGCCTGGCGACTCATCCACGGAACCAAAAAGGTAAAATGGAGCGGATGGATTGCGAAAATGGGTATAGGTCCATGAGTGCAATCTTCCCCGCCGATGTGGATATCTGTAAATACCGTAATCCCCGTAAGGTTCGGTGGCAAAGCGGGAAAGGGAAAAAACGGGTTTGATCCTTTCGTCACTTGCCATCTCGTGGCTGGAGCTCCAGGATTGAAAACCATTTACCATCATCAGCGTATTTTTGTCTATCCCCAACGGACGCGCTTCCAGCCGAAAATCAACCAACTCCATCCGCGTGGTTGTCTGAAGGGTCAGACGGAGCAACGTGCCGGATGAAATCCGTTCCTCCTCCACCCGGATCTGCAATTCCGGTTTCCGGCAAGCCAGGTTCTTGAATTGCAGCGTTTTCTCTTCCCCGCCATCTGTACAGTAAATCAAGCAAGCTTCGTTGAACATGGTTTACCCGATCCTTTACTCTGTTTTTTTTCAATCACTCTGTGTCTTCCCATTTCAAGGAACGCTCCACCGCTGCTTTCCAGCGGCGGTAATGCTCCTTGCGTTCCACATCGCCCATTGCCGATTCAAAGCAGGCATCCTCTTTCCACATGTCGGCAATCTCTTCACGGCTTTTCCAGACACCCACCGCCAACCCGGCCAGGTAAGCCGCTCCCAACGAGGTTGTTTCCAGGGTGGCCGGACGGCGAACGTTCAGGTTGATCAGGTCGGCCTGAAATTGTAGAAGGAAATCATTGGCAGCGGCACCGCCATCAACACGTATCTCTTTCAGCGAGATACCCGATTCCCTGTTCATCAGTTCCAACACATCGCGGCTCTGAAAAGCCATGGCCTCCACGGCTGCACGGGCAATGTGTGCCCTTCCCGTTCCCCTGGTTATACCGATGATAAGGCCCCGCGCGTAGGGATCCCAGTATGGAGCTCCCAATCCCACGAAGGCGGGAACAAAGTAAACGCCGCCGGTATCCGGAATAGCACGCGACAGAGCCTCCACTTCCGAGGCTTTCTCGATGATGCCAAGCTCATCGCGCAGCCACTGGATCGCCGCACCGGTAATGAAAACGCTGCCCTCCAGGGCATATTCCACCTCCCCCTCGAGCCCCCAGGCCACGGTGGTGAGAAGGCCCGCGCGGGAAGAAACAATTTTTTTGCCGGTGTTCATCAGAAGGAAGCTGCCTGTCCCGTATGTGTTCTTGGCCATACCCGGCTCGAAGCAAGCTTGCCCGAAAAGGGCTGCCTGCTGATCTCCGGCCACCCCGCCGATGGGCACTTCCATCCCCAGGAAAGAATCCGGTGCCGTCATGCCGAAAATCCCGCTGCTGGGTAACACCCGGGGAAGAACCTCGGCCGGAACATCC from Bacillota bacterium includes the following:
- the glpK gene encoding glycerol kinase GlpK; translation: MKYLLTIDQGTTGTTAIIWDEDGLPLARVNREHRQFYPQPGWVEHDAGEIWSAVVDTAGQALEEAAVRPAQIAAIGVTNQRETCVFWDRATGKPLSRAIVWQCRRTASLCEELRAKGYEDLFRQRTGLILDPYFSGTKLSWALQNIEAVREASAEGRLAFGTIDSWLIYNFTGGKVHATDYSNASRTLLFDLHRLEWNPELLKILDVPAEVLPRVLPSSGIFGMTAPDSFLGMEVPIGGVAGDQQAALFGQACFEPGMAKNTYGTGSFLLMNTGKKIVSSRAGLLTTVAWGLEGEVEYALEGSVFITGAAIQWLRDELGIIEKASEVEALSRAIPDTGGVYFVPAFVGLGAPYWDPYARGLIIGITRGTGRAHIARAAVEAMAFQSRDVLELMNRESGISLKEIRVDGGAAANDFLLQFQADLINLNVRRPATLETTSLGAAYLAGLAVGVWKSREEIADMWKEDACFESAMGDVERKEHYRRWKAAVERSLKWEDTE
- a CDS encoding glycine betaine/L-proline ABC transporter ATP-binding protein, giving the protein MKWPMNNILLNTRNVTKLYGTEKSRAIKLKKAGADKDTIYKKTGVTIALWDVSLDIKEGEILVIIGLSGSGKSTLVRCFNMLNKPTSGRIFYRGKNIGKFNRKELNNYRRNQVSMIFQHFGLMSHRNVLGNVEYGLEVKGVPREERHTKAKEMLSMVGLEGYDTEPISSLSGGMKQRVGLARALANDPEILLMDEPFSALDPLVRKDMQFELLTIQRKLDKTIVFITHDINEAFKIGDRVAIMKDGEIIQVATPEKMSEHPADGYVKEFIDNADKTQVITVSSVMITPNSVVRLRDSLGHAINTMKSNGVSSAYVVGEKMRLQGVITIDDTIQANKNNLKITDILIRDVNTTRPDTVLTDIMSMAAKTPFPIAVVDGNGSLKGIVSKVHVLSSML
- a CDS encoding DNA topoisomerase III, translated to MGKILVVAEKPSVGRDLARILKSRKKEDGYMDGSDYVVTWAIGHLAKLYDPGDYDQKFKRWSMGNLPLIPPRMKIKVDPKHKKQFDTVKMLMNSTQVASIICATDAGREGELIFRYIYELAGCKKPVERLWISSMVDEAIKKGFQSLRPGNEFDNLFYSARCRSEADWLVGINATRAFTVRLGHLFSVGRVQTPTLALLVQRQEEIDNFVAQDYWEIRAHYPGFSGLWYDYRKKVSRTYDQNRAREIATKVEGKNGIISNVREETKRELPPQLYDLNELQRDANKSFGYPAQKTLDIAQKLYEKYKVITYPRTDSRYLQEEMVPGLKALIENMGAGNPSYRQYADYLLGLPELPITGRIVDNRKVTDHHAIIPTGKTANLPLPDRKIYDLVALRLLAAFYPPHIYKITSITAEIEGEHFVSRGKVVEQEGWKGLHGNISEETGNENESRTDSRSVKDTDREQILPALHEGDPVRVCSTEILQKKTRPPAHYTEATLLSAMENAGRFVDDDELKEHLKERGLGTPATRAGIIERLIAVGYLTREGKKLVPTRKGIGLIGVVPSELKSPEMTGAWEQKLNDIKKGLLKPTEFMVDIKDYTAHVVGEAGRVDAGKIGAWEKDEGENNTGHRASTGRSLGSCPSCKKGEVVANSKGYGCNRWRGGCTFFIGRQILGRRIGIEDVKRLILEGETGLIEGFTSKKGKKFRARLVLEEGGRISFKFT
- a CDS encoding ABC transporter permease subunit; this encodes MSMLYGFPFILPINLEAIDDAVRAFSIKYDVFFDGIRNVLTVFVNFIYNTLNFIPWYVVILLVFVLGWRLSKKIKNGVLYCSLLLFIGATGLWGMMNETLSIIIASVIISLILGFPLGILISANDRADGMIRPLLDTMQTMPVFVYLIPALLFFGLGKPPAVIATTIYAIVPIIRLTNHGIRQIDKEVLEASLAFGSTNLQSLIKVKIPQALPTIMAGVNQTLMLAISMVVTTSMIGATGLGMEVLIGVQRIQMGRGLLSGTAIVIIAVVMDRLTQGLVKNNEMANE
- a CDS encoding DNA repair exonuclease encodes the protein MIKILHTSDLHLDGGREERWAALAEIVKLGREERIDVMVICGDLFDRHADVEGLYPLWKRVWAGADFRVLILPGNCDADSYPEGLFPGERVEVIRNFDEPVKIGGVRFWGMSGSVFGSARIAAALYSRKEEPGGGDTEILLYHGELLDSCFSRQDFGDEGYEHYMPLKLAYLKGLPFDYILAGHLHSRFAVWNLECGGYFVYPGSPVSITRHETGLRKVNIFTVGDRPCARELATLHYEEVKIHLDPWGDDRNPVEIVGECLEKLPVTAEVILSVKGFVDGGRLGMDRRELVKEIDRVAAPRCNGEINHEFEDIRPVLENEIFRQFNEKIVEADFSEEKKAGVREMLVRAMMGVNT
- a CDS encoding ABC transporter substrate-binding protein, with protein sequence MKKIISIVLLFALALTGIGCSEGTETGDKEIVFANAGWESIMFHNAVAGVIAEEVFGYTWTEVPGTTAVMHEGILKGEIDVNMENWTDNIAPYEGDLAAGKFEELGINFDDNYQGIYVPRYVIEGDPERGIEASAPDLKYVWDLKDHAELFPDDEKPGMGRIYGAIPGWEIDEIMHKKYLHYNLDDNFEYFRPGSDPALQAAITSAYERGEPVAAYYWEPTWLMGKYDMVLLDDEPYDKDTFLDGKCMPPAVKVTITASNKFADDETNRGFMEFLGRYRTSSQLTSEALAYMQETGTEDYVEVARWFLGEHEELVDAWLDPADAQTLKNILGK
- a CDS encoding DUF4878 domain-containing protein, translated to MKVRGNLLLLLAVSLVACMILGGCGGVQSSPAKVVEAYFDAFQQKDMKTAIGYTLNDEMNDEYLANMEELLKDFEIKSYKVEKVEKLNKTQALVSVEVTTAYRGNENKSVTEVDVIKRDGKWYIDDGRDNSDWDEDRSPPEGPRGDMDDHEHGDAENNDDAISGDTDDDRDGEGER
- a CDS encoding alpha-galactosidase, whose protein sequence is MFNEACLIYCTDGGEEKTLQFKNLACRKPELQIRVEEERISSGTLLRLTLQTTTRMELVDFRLEARPLGIDKNTLMMVNGFQSWSSSHEMASDERIKPVFSLSRFATEPYGDYGIYRYPHRRGRLHSWTYTHFRNPSAPFYLFGSVDESPGYTLFDYDFDIGTLVISRDCRGVFLREGESYTLLNLYLGEGDEKELFADYFSRWSLPRKGAPRCTGWTSWYNYYTNVTADIIEENLEAIRKEKIPIDVFQIDDGYQRAVGDWLEANEKFPQGMKAVAVSIRRQGLKPGLWLAPFICERNSRLFREKPEWLLRDDRGKPVRAGWNPMWSGFFYALDFYADGFKDYLLEVLRTVGEEWGFELLKLDFLYGVAILPHRGRSRGQIMSEAMDFIHENAGRCRLLGCGVPLGPAMGKVDYCRIGSDVSPFWEYRLLKLINVRERISTINSLRNTIGRARLDGYAFRNDPDVFILRDGKAGVNRNKLNRQQRFTLFFVNHLLGGLVFLSDNIGEYSVEQMNLLRQAYPAKKREIIDMIPQGDLYRIRFRVNGDEYLALINLGGKACRVKMGQGTYFNPGRFIIHGNDEVQLSPYESLCLRKVVPIDGEPFLLGASGHIYPGAQIEEVKIEKDGVTLDMDREAAAETRVFFGVPSRETVLCVNGTDYRACLQEDMYYVVVKPEPGKTLPPERDRGKKELPPSLPRQEPGRPTARKLYRKGRGKWRE